The sequence acacacacacacacacacacacaggaatagaTATTTATCTATATTTCCATTCTCTGATCCATTCCATATGTGACTTGTTTGATCTTCCTGCCACATGCATGTGCAGCACacgtgagtgcctgtgtgtatgagtgtgaccACATACAaccacatgtgaatgtgtgcagaggatgcatgtgtgtgtgtgtgtgtgtgtgtgagtgctgttgACAGAGATGATCCAGGGTGCAGAAAGGCAGCCCTGTTGCTGTGTGCTGGTGTGGCTCACTTTCATAAGACGTAATGGGCTCAGTggccctcctccctcctctcccacaGCGAGGGACCCCACCAATGAGCCATACCACAGTAGAAATGAcctcacatcacacatacactcgcacacacacactcgcacacacacgcacgcacacacacgcgcgcacacacgcacacacacacgcacacgcgcacacacatacgcacacacatacgcacatacacagacacacgcgcgcacacacacgcacacacacacacgcgcacacacgcacacacacacgaacacacacacacacacacacacacacacacacacgcacacgcacacgcacacgcacacgcacacatgcacacacacacacacacacacacacacacacacgcacacacacacacacacacacacacacacacacacacacacacacacacacacacacacacacacacacacacacaagcagttgAGGGACCTGCAGGGGCCACTAAAGCCACAGAGAGACCTCAGCAGTCTGCCCTGCCCAGTGTTCCATTCGTCAGGGTCAGGGCGTGCAAAAGGTCTCTGGTGCTCCATGCAAAACACtgaactcatttgtttgtttgatgtcAGCAGTCATTCTGAAGATAAAGCTGGGAGATCAACAATCGAGCCCAAATCCACAGTAGATACTTACATCCAGATCAGTTCAGTGACCCGTTATGCCTCAGTTCCAAGTATGTGGAATATGATAAACTTTAATCGATCCAAAAAGAGGCACAACCCTTTGATGATTTTTAAAGCAGTTAATCTAATAGATATCAGTCAGCAACAGCTGGATAGTTTCTTTGTGATAAACAAGCTGTTTGTTCCATGTAGAAGTCAGCATgtcaagaatttttttttttttttttaaagcactgTCCAGTCATGACTCATGGGCAACGTTTCACACAGCTTTCAGACAAAGAGCATATTCAGACATgtacccccccgccccctccctCCATAAGGACTAAGGACTCTCTGATCTGAGGACCCATAATGTGCAACACTTTATGTCCACTGCTGTCCAGACCGCATCATAACTCCACTAGCCCGGAGCGAAAGGCCCAGAACAGTGGGGCGAACGTCACGTGCAGACATCGAGCATACCACAGTGTCCATCAATGGTCTGGAGcacagagcatgtgtgtgtcatgtgtcgGTGGCCTCTGTATCTGTGGTCCCGGGGTGAGTCACAGAGCAGGGGTCTGTTTCCTGTCTCCAGCTGGGGCACCCGTGGCCACTCAACTCAGCTGGGCAGAGGGGTTAGCAGATGTTGCACTCGGACATGACACATGACACAGGGCCGTTGTGGCCCTGGAATGCACTCAAATGTCAAGATGAGTTATGATCCCTCCGGTGGGATTCGCCACTGAGCGAATGGCTGAGGTCTAccaaaaaaggtgtgtgtgtgtgtggctctctcTGGTCTGAACCAATGACATATGTAGCAGCATCACTGCTGGGCATTATTGGCACCTGTAAATCAAAATGCCCAGTCTGTACCGTTGGGACTTCATCTGTCAACTGCGTGCCTGTGCATCACTAACAAACAGTGAGTCTGTGTAGAAGCAGACTTTAATtaacagtttttctcgatcgttttgatacttgtgtcaactctgacatcacattctcaaatcagttaacacctgtgtctgaacaaaagcactcgggccaaaatgatacattttgcttgcaaaaggctgttactccctcaaaacatttaaaacatgcaacaaaagcaaatcttgccttcaaacaacacatgctgtcgtcaaatcactgtgtgatttcattCAATctttacacactggacaacaaaatgcaaaatatagttctcaaaatgagcatttttgctatgtctgttccatttctttctcatttttctggtatcagagaAAACTGTGATAAGACAAAATATACtgaataaaaaattatttattcattcctcccaagatgtaactgtcattgagatgtaagacctacagtaaacacctaggcaagacaaatttcattgaactacaacttgtcatttttcatcgaaataaacctacagtaaaagccttttgtactgttttcttcaccaaataggcaatagaGTACTTTGtcaaaatgtgcattagatccatacttgcaatagcaacacagaacagacatggcatctcttatggataatgaatgattgctgattgaagaaaaactgtaacagatCACACAGTCCTTTCCAAAATGTTTCCCCCTATAGGCCTTTGTTTACATGTTGTATAATCTTTTTATCATAACTGtttccatctcttctcctcAGTTATACAGATTAAGCAAATGCCCTTTCTGCGAGGTGCTTGAGAAAGTCTTTCCTTCCGCAGTCAGTAAAAGGGACAGGTCTACAGAAGTGGTTGCCTCACCAACATACAACTGCCAACTGTACACAACCAATAGTTATGAAAATCTTTGACTCCATCTAGTGGAGACATAACATCATAGGCTACATGGGCAAGTGGCGCACCCAAGTTGCTATACAAACATAGGAATGAGTTCCCAACTTGGAGTTGAGGGGTGGGGGTTTGTTCCAGCACAAGCAGCATGTCATTGCATCTTACATAATATTGGCTTCATCGGTTTTGGGTTGTCAGACTTGGAAAAGACTTCAATTGAATATATCTATGTGAATTAAAGTTGAAAGCTGATGAAGTGGTAATAATTGAAAGAATGGTAGAATCACACAAAAACTAGTAATACACTGGTtgaattaattatttttttatttatttaaaaaaactcTTTAGAAGATTACAGCACACAAACTCCAAACACAGCCTTCTCAACAGCAGaggacataaaaataaaaactataTTGAATGGATCTGAATCTTATCCTGACCTGTGCTTTGCATTtattcaaaaacaaaaagaaaaaggacAAGAGATATTGCATgttttaaaaagacaaaatcaaTTAATAAAATGAACTACACACGACAGAATCGTAGGGTACCTATTTACAGTCATAGAAACAAGTTTTAAAATGTTCATTCTAGAAAGGGAAtgcaaaaaggaaaaacaacagaaggcatttgtttttgtctgaAGAATAGTGAGCGTAGTAAATTCAGTAACAAAGAGTGAGATGATCGATTATAGTCCTGGAGATATACTGAAAGCCTCCAAAGTTTGGTCCACCTGAGTGTTCTAAGAGATCTGACATCTCATCAGAAATTGTTGAGCGCTGAGCCTTGggggagaaaggagggagagggtgttGGATCTCCGAGGACTTGCTTAACTCTTTGATGCCACAAAACATAACGCGCCTCACAAACAAGCAGTACAGTtagtttagaaaaaaaaataattttaaaatccTCTATCCGACAAATTAAAACATGATTGTTAGGTTGACTCCTATACAGTAATGGAGGATGAATAACTTTACAGGAATTCCTGGAGGGAACACATGGTAAACTGACTCTGGGCAAAAATGTAATTCAACGCAGGGATACTTTAACCTTATATAAATACAGATTTCCTGGTTAGCAACATTTCATTCTTTTgggtgaaaaaaacaaaataaaaaacccagacaggagaacacacacacacacacacacacacacacacacacaggtggattTCAACACTGTAAGAATATATGGGTTCTTAGGAAGTCACAAGGATGGCAAAAAGTCTTTTAGATGAGGAGCCCATCCAACTCTACAAAAGGACATGTAGAGCATCGTCTACAAACAGCAATCTGACTCACTTGATAGAAACGGTGCCCACCATACGAATGAAACTTTACATAAAAGTGCCAAAACATGGGAAGCAATCTGGAAATCAGAATGCACTTTGCAACTGCCAACACTAAAAATTCTGACCTTTTTGAATGGCcgatgcagaaaaaaaaaaaaaaaaaaaaaaaaaaaaaaaaaaaaaaacaccttacATACTACAGTGATGCCTATGATATACAaaggaaaatgaaaaacaaacaaacaaaaatatatagAAAAAGACCATTTCACGTTTCTCTTCTACAGCTTAGTTCTGGGACACGGCAGCTTGGCTTCACAGGTCAGTGCTTTAGTCGTCATCCTCGTCATCATCACCTTCGTCTTCTTGGTCCCGTTTCCGTTTCTCCCCATGGGCCACGGCTCCGTCCTCATCTGAAGGAGACCAATCACACGGCTCAGCTTTAGATTTAGCTTTAGCAACACTTGAACAATTAGTCAAAACTTATGAATGGTGAAAACTAAAAATATGGAGGAGAGAACCTTGTCATGtcagaacagtgcatttcttTTCAGACACATGACTTGAGCATAAGCATTTCAACATGGAAAATTAAAGATCACAAAACTGTGAAAAAAAGATGCAGTTCTAAAGCACaaacttaaaaaataaataaaaaaaaaaaacccctcacCTTCACCATCTACatcgtcctcctcttcctcttctacaTAGTCATCATCGTCTTCCTCGTCCTGTCAATGGCATTTTGCATTAACCAAGGAATGTTCAAAGCATATTTTTCTCCATATAGAGTTTCTGCACAAAGGACACATAAAATAACCACTGCTTACCTGAATCCCATCCTTCATGAGGTAGGACAGGCCCACCTCATCACCCTCCGAGCCCTCGTCATCTTcgtcctcatcctcatcatcctcgtCATCGTCATCTCCAGGGGCACCaccatcctcatcctcgtctAAAaaccagacaaaaaaaaaaattatactaTGTTCACACCATCTTCAGTTTCGCTCACCACAACATCTAGGTGATCTACACTTGATGTGCAATCACATGATTTATGCCCATTTCATCCAGAGTATTTTCTTGTCTAAAATTGTCACACGactgaaaaaaacatacaaacaaaaaaacacgaCTTCATGTGGTGTCAATCATGTTTGTACTCAGAAAGTTTCGTCTGTCAAAAAAGTTATCGGAACAAGTTGTTCGAtagcctgtgtttttttttttccccatcaaTGTAGTGAATATGGTTTCCTATTGCAGTCTGTTTTGCACAGACCAAAAAAGGGGAAATACAGACTTTAGTGTGCAAAGCCCTTTAGTTTTCCATCTACCTGGACTAATTGAGCTTATAGAACTTCATAAAATTCAACCTTTATTACTTATTATGTTAAAGCTTCAATACAGAGAGACTCAAAAGTACCATCAATACAATTTAACACAGAATGAAACATAACTGTTTAATATGACTAATAGCTTTTTTCAAATAAGCCTATCAATATCATGAGAACACCGTGACTTCATTTCAACCTGTAGGTCTACACTTTTCATTTGACTGAAGAAACTAAAAAGGTAAACATTCCTTTCCTTGCATACAGCTCCAGACCAGAAATGGAGCTACATCAATAAAGCACTTCATGAGACAAACTCAGTTATGGTAGACTGGTTAGGTTAGTCTCCACAGGTTGTGGATCAGACAAGACCCTGTtgggtcgaaacgttgcttttttcttttaattaaaCTCTGGGAGCTACATCGGTGTGCAGACATTAACTTGTTTTTACCTTATCGTAtactttgtcctgcacctggctttaatatacagctctggaaaaaattaaagagaccactgcacatttttctgatgtcatcctccGGTTgttgagttgacggtcatatttaaatttgcagtggtctcttaattttgaatatgccCATAAACTCATTCGAATATCACTCAGCAACTCtgggatgacatcagaaaaatgcgcagaggtctcttaattttttccagagctgcaggtgggatgtgcacaaaAGCACTCTACCAGACTTTCACCTCAACACACCTTCATTGTCATCCTGGTCGAAACCATCCAGGAACGTAAGCTGAGGCAGGAGCTCAAAGATGTTCTCTCTGTAGTCGTCCTGCGAGGTGACGTCACAATTAAACAGGTCCAGCCTCTTCAAACTCTTCAGGTTTTGCTGCAGGAAGCAGAGACAAATATACGGTTTGTTGAAGTTTCATACGTAACAAATCAAAGGTCAAAGTTTGAAATGCTGAAAAGACTACACAGGACACTACACTGCCACTAATCTGTACAGAGATTGAGAATGGGTCTGGGGACTCTTCGTTCATTTCCGATTTTCAAGGTGCGTAACCAATGGTGAAATTTAAACAGTTACATTAAAGTCTTACCCAGTCATTTTAGAAGTATAGCAcacacatctttcttgtaaacaaaggttttaaatgcagttgtttactacATTTGAAAGAAAATATACATCCATATTGTATAATACTGACACCACCAGAGCAGCCGTTGGATATGTAGAACAGTGCAGCTAACTGTACTGGCTACACTGCCACATAAACCAAGGAAGTATGCAGATCTTTGATGACGCAGGGAAGCGTTATGTTGAACTGCATTTTTCCAGTGACAATCTCAGGGTCAGCTTTTCCTCTGTGCCTAGCTGAATCCAAAGGAAATGTGCTCAGAGGCAGAGCAGTTAGACCAAATCCTTCTGCACAACATACCAGTGCTTCCATCGCGCTGGTCTCCTTGATGCCGTTTCCACTCAAAACCAGATAGGTCAGATTGGGACATTTCTCTGACAAGGTCTCCAGACCCCCTGAGATGCCATTATCACTGATGTCCAGCTGTATGGAGTAGGCAAAGTGAGGAGTAAATTACGTGGATATGTTTGCAGTTGAACACATCTAACAAGGAAACATTTCCGTTCAACGTGACGTTGTAAACACATTCACATAACATGATGATCAAAGGAAATTAATCGAATAACTACTACAGGAGAATTCTGGCAATTTTTTACATAAatctgtttctcgaggttaCCGAATACTGTCTGTACGaaacaaatgaaaacaatcggttctaccCAGCTTGAGTTGTTGCAGCCAATAGCTAGAGGCGCCAGGCAGTTAAAGCGCTACACTCTGAGGGCATGTCCGTGAGCcctcatgttcatgcccccagaatgtagcactgtagctgcctgcagctctagctgttggctgcaggaACTCGAGTTAGATTGATCTGATCGTTTTCGTTTTTTCCCCctgtactcggtgacctcgagaaacagaaatctatgtgaaaaaaattgcaggaattctcctttaactgacAGTAGATTATTGCCCTGTGCAACTCTGGAAGTTTCACTTAAGTTTGTTTAAGGCTGTTTTTTTGACACAAAACCATGTCATTCAAACTCACCTTGCGAAGCTTCGGCAGCGATGGCAGTTTGGCCAGGGAGGTCAGTCCAGCGTTCACCATACTCAGAAACTCCAGCTCCTTGTATTCATCAGAGAGGCCCACTATCTGTCCATCGCTAGAACGGCTGTTGTCCACAACAAGCTCAAACACCTGTGGAAGCAATTTATTCAGACGTATTCTTATTTAAAGGTATTAAAGGTGTCTATTTCACTTTAATGCACTTTTCAATACACTTTTGTCGAGCTGTCCtctaactaaaaaaaaaaaaacaagtaaatAAGAAACAAAGTTGATAGGAAGAGCCATACATTAGTTCAGCTAATTCGAATCTTTCTTTGGGAGCTCTGGAGACGGGTGAAGTTGGATTTGCTATTGAACTCAAACTTATACTTCGGATATCAAAATATTGCAAACTGAATACATCACCTTCCACACACTTAAATAACAATAACAGGAATAGTGTCTACCCGCTCCTTGGTCATACATATTCCAGCAAAAGCAACGAGTTTAACCTCCTATAAAGATACATTCATATAAGAATATAGCAGTTGATCACATCATTACATAACCAGACCAACAGAACATTAAGTTTACTTTGAACTTCACACACCTGCGCTACTACAACTGCATGACGGAAACCCGCTTGTTTGTGGGCTTTGAAACGAGACAAAAGATGCTGCAGCGTCAAGGAACTGTGATTGCCGTATGTACCCAACGCTAATAGTGAATAGGCGTTGTAATGTTTACAAACGCACCTGCTGCATGAAAGTTGTAACTACTGCGTGGCGTTATCTTGAGGACCAAGTGAGTGAGCGGCAAAACAGTCTGGGAGGGAACTAGCCATGGTTAAGACGCGTGTCTCATTTCGTCTTGATTATCGAAGGTGGTATAacaaaaacattcagagtcaacaAGACGAAGATGTTAATCAAACTAAAGACCTTTAATTATGTGTAAGCTTCCTTGcatggaatgaatgaatatatttaCGTTAGCCGGTTAACTAGGGAGAGGTTAGCAAGCTAAATGACGTTGGATGGCTGAATAACGCGCCCTCCGGTTGCGCTGGGACTGGTTCAGCCAGCAAGTTCACAAACAATACTACACGCGCTGCGCTAAGTTATGAAGCCAACTATTCGGTACACCCTGTTTATCCACAATTCAGCAAACTAACGCATCCGAGTACCGTTATAGCGTTGTTACTTTCTGTGTCTCCAACTTGGTTTTAAAAGGAAGCAAGCTAACCAGCTAAGCTAGCCAAGGAAGATAACCGCGTTTTTTCGTGGCTCCGACTCAAATGCTTGAAGACTTGGGACCATCTTTATTTGAAGAACTAGCTAATCAGAATGAATACTAAATTCGTGTGTACTGTAACTGTATTAGACTACATTTCACTGCATGCTTAATTCTAGCTTAAAGATACAACTTTGCACTCAATGTCGTTCACAATTTCTATGGACTTCTTCTTCAAGGCTGGTTTGGAAACCAAGTTGCCAAACATCAGCAGTCACAGGCTAACATTAGCTAGCATCATAAAATGTTTCTGAATAAATAGTCCAAATCCCATACCTCTTCCGGCTTCCGACTCCCAACTTCTTTCTCTATTCTCTTCTTGAAATCCATTtctgatttggttaaaaaatgtAGAGGTCAAGGATATaaaaaatacagagagagaaagtgtttaGCTTGCACAGTCCACTCGGTAATAGTCTGTAGCCACAACACGATTACTGAGCCACCATGTTAACTCCAGGCCAAACCCCTTTGCTAAACCCCGCCTGTTTTGCGTTAGTAGGCGGTCAGTTCATTTTTCAGCCACGACATTGGTTGACGGGGCTGCTTTCTGGTATACGTCATACTAATTACCATAATATGGTACAATGCTGCATAAGGATTGGTCAGAGTTACTTGCATAATCAATATAACTTCACCAATCGGTTTATTGCTGCATCTTTTTAAAACTCGGTGAACGCCTCCTCTTTGTTCTCATTGGCGCCATGACGAGAGATGGACACATCAGAACGACACAGCCTAGGCAGGCTACAATGTTTTTAATCGTAATGATCC is a genomic window of Alosa sapidissima isolate fAloSap1 chromosome 10, fAloSap1.pri, whole genome shotgun sequence containing:
- the LOC121721183 gene encoding acidic leucine-rich nuclear phosphoprotein 32 family member E-like; translated protein: MDFKKRIEKEVGSRKPEEVFELVVDNSRSSDGQIVGLSDEYKELEFLSMVNAGLTSLAKLPSLPKLRKLDISDNGISGGLETLSEKCPNLTYLVLSGNGIKETSAMEALQNLKSLKRLDLFNCDVTSQDDYRENIFELLPQLTFLDGFDQDDNEDEDEDGGAPGDDDDEDDEDEDEDDEGSEGDEVGLSYLMKDGIQDEEDDDDYVEEEEEDDVDGEDEDGAVAHGEKRKRDQEDEGDDDEDDD